In Procambarus clarkii isolate CNS0578487 chromosome 60, FALCON_Pclarkii_2.0, whole genome shotgun sequence, one genomic interval encodes:
- the LOC123767002 gene encoding TRIO and F-actin-binding protein-like: MQTTPSVGGGVVSVKGSGFLPQLEDEVDDDDLWSVANRDQRHLETSPRTLTLIDQPSETSPHRPALRDQPSETSPRRRALRDQTSETSPQRPALRDQPSETRPQRPALRDQLSDTHPHRPALIDQPSETSPQRPDLRDQTSETSPQRPALRDQTSETTLRDQTSETSPQRPALGDEPSETSPRTLTLIDQPSETSPHRPALRDQPSDTHPHRPALRDQPSETKPQRPALRDQPSETSLQRPALRDQPSETSLQRPAFRDQPSETSPQRPALRDQPSETIPQRPALRDQPSETSPQGPALRDQPSGTSPQRPALRDQPSETSPQGPALRDQPSETSPQRPALRDQPSETSPQGPALRDQPSGTSPQRPALRDQPSGTSPQRPALRDQPSETSPQGPALRDQSSETSPQRPALRDQPSGTSPQGPALRDQPSGTSPQRPALRDQPSETSPQGPALRDLRAVGRHQYE, from the exons AGACCAGCCCTCGGACACTCACCCTCATAGACCAGCCCTCAGAGACCAGCCCTCATAGACCAGCCCTCAGAGACCAGCCCTCAGAGACCAGCCCTCGGAGACGAGCCCTCCGAGATCAAACCTCAGAGACCAGCCCTCAGAGACCAGCCCTCAGAGACCAGCCCTCAGAGACCAGACCTCAGAGACCAGCCCTCAGAGACCAGCTCTCGGACACTCACCCTCATAGACCAGCCCTCATAGACCAGCCCTCAGAGACCAGCCCTCAGAGACCAGACCTCAGAGACCAGACCTCAGAGACCAGCCCTCAGAGACCAGCTCTCAGAGACCAGACCTCAGAGACCA CCCTCAGAGACCAGACCTCAGAGACCAGCCCTCAGAGACCAGCCCTCGGAGACGAGCCCTCAGAGACCAGCCCTCGGACACTCACCCTCATAGACCAGCCCTCAGAGACCAGCCCTCATAGACCAGCCCTCAGAGACCAGCCCTCGGACACTCACCCTCATAGACCAGCCCTCAGAGACCAGCCCTCAGAGACCAAACCTCAGAGACCAGCCCTCAGAGACCAGCCTTCAGAGACCAGCCTTCAGAGACCAGCCCTCAGAGACCAGCCCTCAGAGACCAGCCTTCAGAGACCAGCCTTCAGAGACCAGCCCTCAGAGACCAGCCCTCAGAGACCAGCCCTCAGGGACCAGCCCTCAGAGACCATCCCTCAGAGACCAGCCCTCAGGGACCAGCCCTCAGAGACCAGCCCTCAGGGACCAGCCCTCAGAGACCAGCCCTCAGGGACCAGCCCTCAGAGACCAGCCCTCAGGGACCAGCCCTCAGAGACCAGCCCTCAGGGACCAGCCCTCAGAGACCAGCCCTCAGAGACCAGCCCTCAGAGACCAGCCCTCAGGGACCAGCCCTCAGAGACCAGCCCTCAGGGACCAGCCCTCAGAGACCAGCCCTCAGGGACCAGCCCTCAGAGACCAGCCCTCAGGGACCAGCCCTCAGGGACCAGCCCTCAGAGACCAGCCCTCAGAGACCAGCCCTCAGAGACCAGCCCTCAGGGACCAGCCCTCAGGGACCAGTCCTCAGAGACCAGCCCTCAGAGACCAGCCCTCAGAGACCAGCCCTCAGGGACCAGCCCTCAGGGACCAGCCCTCAGAGACCAGCCCTCAGGGACCAGCCCTCAGAGACCAGCCCTCAGGGACCAGCCCTCAGAGACCAGCCCTCAGGGACCAGCCCTCAGAGACCTCAGAGCCGTGGGTCGTCATCAATACGAATGA